The genomic segment TTTTTATCCTTCATGGTCAGGGCCTGTGGCCCCCAGAGATTGTGGACAAACATCACCTCAACTCCCGGCGATGTTGCCTCCATGGCTGCGGCAATATTACGTTCGGACTCCCCTGCCAGAATAATCATGGCCTGGCCGTCCCGAAGGAGAGGGCCGTACTGTTTGATAGTTGAGGCCGTTACCGAAATAGGAACGCAGACCATAACAACATCCACCTTGGCAATCATCTCCCTAGGGGTAAGAGGAGTGCTTCTGCCAGTGACAAATGTTTCATATCCCTCATTGCCCAGTCTATCGGCAAACCATCTACTCATCGCTCCTGAACCGATAAAGCCAAAGGAGTGGATGTTCTTCACCCGCATATCAACCCGGGGAAAAGAGCCCAAAAGACGAAAGGCCCCCTCCTCCTGAATAATTTTGTTTTCCAGAACGGCAAGGGCACCCTGAAGATTGGGGCTATCCATATGCCCTTCAAGCTCCAGATAGATACGCAGTTTCTGGGTCTTGATATCATTTTCTGACTGAAGATCTAAGATATTGATTCCTCTTCTGGTAAACTCACCCAGTATATCAGAGAGAATTCCAACCCGGTCACGAAGAGGTTTGGTGATAAAGGCCGTGGCGTCATAACCCGTAGCTAGGGCAATATCTTTACCAATAACGGCATAACGGGTCTTGTTATGGGGGACTAACTCGCGAATCATGAGGTCTAAGCCATGCTCTCTTATGAACTCTTCGGACTCAATGATAGCATACTGATCCCGCTCCTCCGCCCTGATATCCTCTATGGCCATGCCAATATCTGCCACAGCCATCCGTGTTACCTCGGGAAACCTCTCATTAATATATTGGTGACACTGACGGAAAACTGAATCAGTACTGATGATGATCTTAATCTGGCCAGGTGTTTTGCTAAGGCGCCCAAGGGAGAGATTGATAGGAAGAATAATATTATCGATCCAAGACCCACAGCCCATTTTTTCAACGAGGTGCCTATTTTTCTTTATCTCTCCTTCCCGGGTATTATAGACAGGAAGAACAATATAGTCGGCATCGCCATTAACAAAGGCCTGCTGAAGAGCCGTTACCTGTTGATATTCTACTATCCGGGCGCTAGGAGAGTAGAGACTGGCAGCTCGATGGCTGTTGGAAAATATTGGACCGAGGATTGCAATAACAGGCATAATCTATCTCTTACGTTTTTTGTTTGAGCAAGGGGTGAAAACAACAGCGTCAAGATAATCTTTCTCTCCTCTATGCTAGCCTCTAGCATAAAAAGAGATATTTAGACTAGCCCTTCTCCCCGGCTAAAGCAACCATTTAGAAATTTGCCCCCAGGCCATAGCCTATCCCATACACGCCCTCCCCTCTCTTAGGATAGCGCCAAGCCCCCAAGGCTGCATTGAAATTCAGTCCTCAACCGATAACTATTTAAGATAAATGGGCAAACAGCCCTAGACCTGAGTCACCAACAAAAAACAAAAAAAAACGCCCTCTGTTCTTTAGAACAGGGGGCGTTTCATAACTAGTGAGACAGGGCTGCGACTATTTTTGAGGCCAAAGAAGGGTCTTATATATCCAACCAACTGATCCCTGACTATGTTTAACCTTAACCCAACCATCTTTGACTGTAATTCTGGTCAGGACAACACCACGCTCAACTTCGGCAATAACGGGACTGTTCTTACCGGGACCTGATCGCATATTGCCAGTTTTTTTAACATTAACAATAACGGTATCATTTTTTCTTACCAGAGGGGCATAAACCCAACCCCGGTCTTTTTCGTAGTCAACAACCTCATACCAATCATTTTTTTTATTTACAACCCGCAGAGGCCACCCCTCAAAAAGCTCCATAACAATCTCTTCTTTGGTAGTAGGACCCTTACGGATGTTAACCCCATCCTTGGCAATTGTCACAAATTGAGCAGCCTGACAGGAAAGAGAGAACAACAGAAAAAATAGTGCTAACGACAGGATAACAGTACGTTTAGTTTTAGCTATTGGTCTAGACATATTTTTTATTTTGTAATAGTAAAATTATTGCTATAAAAGTTGATTGCCATACCATAAAATTGACGATTAAGCATCATATTCTATTGCAAAGCAACATTCTCTAAGGCCTTGAAACTATAAAAGCTATAGCATTTCTATGACAATAAGTCAAATAGCTCTGTTTTCGACAAATAATCACCCCGGAATCTCCTCAGCGGACAGTCCACCCCTCTCTTAGCACATGCCAATGAGCTAAGGCATAGGAGAGAAACCATCTACTAAGCCATAAAGACCTCTTACAGCCTAGCAAAAAAGAAAGGTACTTGTCAAACGGGGAGGAGCACAATCTCTAAAACGGCGCAAGTGACACTATTCAGCAGATGGTGGAGCAACTGACAGTCGCCTCTCACCAGGGGCAACCCGAACAGTGCTACCCAGCAAAAGGGGGTGATTATCCATGATATGTCCCGAACGAATACCTGCCAGAACAGGGATATTACGCTTGCCAACAATTTCCAGCAGCCGAGACCATACCATCTCCCTATGGCGCATTTTCTCCATTGAAGACTCATGTCCACTTACAGAAAAATCACCGAGGAGAATCCCGGCAACATCTTTGAATTTGCCTGCATAGGCAAGTTGGGTCAACATTCTATCAATCCGATAAATGGGCTCACCCACGTCCTCTAAAAAGACAAACTTATCTTTCCAGCTTATGTCAAAGGGAGTGCCCAGGACAGTGCTTAGGGAGGTGAGATTGCCGCCGACAAGTGTACCCGTACCGCCTGCCTCCCCGTGCAGTAGTTCCAGGTCACGCTCACAGAGCATCTGCTGAAGATCTCCCGTGAGCATTGCCTGAAGAGCTCGCACGGAGCTGCGAGATGCAGTTGCCAGAGAGGTGACAACGGGTCCATGAATTGCTGGCAGACCGATCCTGTCGAGGAGGTAGTTTTGCAGAAGACTGATGTCTGAAAAGCCTAAAAGATATTTGGGTGTTTTCTTTATCTCTTTCAGCTCAAGAAATTCGAGCATGCGAAGTACGCCATAGCCACCCCGCATACAGATAAGCGCCTGCACCTCTTCATCTGCCCACATCTTATGAAATTCCAGGGCTCGATTCTCGTCGGTATCTGCCAGGTAATCACTACCGGGCCAGAGCTTACGAGGGAAACGGAGACGATAACCAAATCCTTCGAGTATATGCAGCCCCTTGTAAAAGGCATCGCTGTTGCTAAGCCGGCCAGAGGGAGCAATGACACCAATGGTATCGCCTGGTTCCAGTGCTTTTGGTTGAAGAAACATTTTGTCCTGTTTATTGTTTTTTCTTGAGGGCATGAAGAATAAGCTCCATGGCATCAAGGGTCAGAAGCTTATCTATATGTTCAATTGTGGTGGTAAAGGGTTCAATAAGATTTGCCATGCCGCCGGTGGCAATGACCTCTGCCCGGCGCTTTCCACCAAGCATCTCCTTCTGAATACCTTCAACAATACCGTCAACCATTGCCCCATAACCATAGAGAATTCCGCTTTGCATAGCATGAACGGTGTTCTTGCCTATAAGAGAGGAAGGAACGTCGCGCACATCAACCATGGGTAGTTTTGCCGTTCTTGTGGCCAAGGCATCAAGGGAAATGGCAATGCCAGGAAGAATAACCCCGCCAATATAGACACAATCCGAGGTAACACAGTCAAAGGTGATTGCAGTGCCAAAATCAATGACAATAAGATCCGTTTTCCTTGTATGCCAGGCACCATAGGCATTAACAAGACGATCAATACCCACCTCATGTGGATTGTCTGTCTCCACCCGAACCAAGGGGGCAAGTTTTGTCACAGAGAGATCCATTACAGGTTGGTTCAAGTGCTTGCCAAAATGCCTCTCGCAGCAACGAATCCAGGCTGAAGAGAGGGTGGGTACCACACTTGCCAGAACTATATCTGTGATTTGCCGGGGATCGATGCCCTCCATAATAAATAGGCCATGATAACGAATAGCAAGTTCATCAGAAGTTCTGTCCCTGTCCGTTTTCAATCGCCAATGACCAATTAATTTTCCATGGTCGTATAATCCTGTTACTGTATGTGAGTTACCAACATCTATAACTAAAATCATAAAAAATCCTTCAAAACAAAAAGCTGTCTCCAGGGGAGACGGATAAATAATTACGTGAACAGCTACCAACAGCGTTTTATGTAGATCTTCTCTTTGCAAACGGAACACGACTGGCGTATAACGTGCATGCTACTTTTTTGCCATACTGATCACGATATGTAAAGCTACTATCCTGTAGAGGACGCGCTAACATAGTATAGTATTTTAAAAATGGAAATAGAGGATAGGACAAAAAAGGGTTATTATCATGAGCGAAAGACCGGAGCAGAACAGAAAAAAAGAGTCCACGCCTGATTTGTTATTAAAAACGCCTTAAAATTACAGCAAACCTTGACGCTGTCCAAAAAAAATCCCGCTCAGACAAGGCCTACTATGGGAAAAGCAATAAAACCGATGAGCAAGATCATAGGGTGGTTGAAGATCTGCAAGAAAAGATGCATCATAATGATATATCCAAGAGAGTTGCTTTTAACACTAATAATATTCTGATTAAGTAAGCGAGGTCTGTGATGCCTGAAGATAAACCTGTACAAAAAAAAAGCTGGAGGCAGCGGAAGATCGGTGAGTACCAATGTCACTGCTGTAAAGAAAAGAAACCATTTTGCTGGAGCTGTCCCTGTGGCTTTCAAATTTGCCCGGAATGCTTTGAGGAAAACAAGTGGGGTATGAGCAATGGCCCGACATGGATCTGCCCGGACTGTGAAAGAATTCGAATGATGTAGAAGCAAAACGGTAGCCAGTGGTTGCGGATTTTTGCTAAATATAATACAATGCCTATCCCGATCGATTCCCCCATAAAACCTCATGTACTTTATAAACTATGACATCAACACCTTCTAATTACGACGAAAGCAAGATCAAAACACTCAGCTCACTGGAGCATATCAGGAAGCGCCCTGGGATGTATATTGGCCGCCTTGGTAATGGCTCTCACCAGGACGATGGTATCTATATTCTCCTCAAGGAGGTAGTGGATAACGCTGTTGATGAGTTCATCATGGGTGCCGGTAAAAAAATTGATGTTGCAGTGAGCGAAGAGGGCCGGGTCCGGGTACGTGATTATGGTCGTGGAATTCCACTTGGTAAACTTGTAGACTGTGTTTCTGTCATCAATACGGGAGCTAAGTATAATACCGATGTTTTTCAATTTTCAGTAGGTCTCAATGGAGTTGGAACCAAGGCCGTCAATGCCCTCTCCGATGAGTTCACCGTAACAGCCTACCGTGATGGCAAGTATGCTTCGGCAACCTTTAGCCAGGGAAAGTTACAGCATAAGGAAGAGGGGGAAAGCGAGGAGAAGAATGGCACTCTGATTAATTTCTTACCTTCAAGAGATATGTTTCCTGAATTTTCCTATGACTCAGACTTTGTCTCTAGAAGAATGTGGCGCTATGCCTATCTTAATGCCGGCCTAAAGCTCTATTTTAATAAGTCTCTTTTTTATTCCAAAGAGGGCCTACGGGATCTGCTGGCCAAGGAGCTCAGTGACTCCAACCTCTATGAGCCGATCTATTATAAGGATGAGACCCTCGAATTTGCCTTTGCCCATAC from the Desulfotalea psychrophila LSv54 genome contains:
- a CDS encoding S66 peptidase family protein, which produces MFLQPKALEPGDTIGVIAPSGRLSNSDAFYKGLHILEGFGYRLRFPRKLWPGSDYLADTDENRALEFHKMWADEEVQALICMRGGYGVLRMLEFLELKEIKKTPKYLLGFSDISLLQNYLLDRIGLPAIHGPVVTSLATASRSSVRALQAMLTGDLQQMLCERDLELLHGEAGGTGTLVGGNLTSLSTVLGTPFDISWKDKFVFLEDVGEPIYRIDRMLTQLAYAGKFKDVAGILLGDFSVSGHESSMEKMRHREMVWSRLLEIVGKRNIPVLAGIRSGHIMDNHPLLLGSTVRVAPGERRLSVAPPSAE
- a CDS encoding prephenate dehydratase domain-containing protein, whose product is MPVIAILGPIFSNSHRAASLYSPSARIVEYQQVTALQQAFVNGDADYIVLPVYNTREGEIKKNRHLVEKMGCGSWIDNIILPINLSLGRLSKTPGQIKIIISTDSVFRQCHQYINERFPEVTRMAVADIGMAIEDIRAEERDQYAIIESEEFIREHGLDLMIRELVPHNKTRYAVIGKDIALATGYDATAFITKPLRDRVGILSDILGEFTRRGINILDLQSENDIKTQKLRIYLELEGHMDSPNLQGALAVLENKIIQEEGAFRLLGSFPRVDMRVKNIHSFGFIGSGAMSRWFADRLGNEGYETFVTGRSTPLTPREMIAKVDVVMVCVPISVTASTIKQYGPLLRDGQAMIILAGESERNIAAAMEATSPGVEVMFVHNLWGPQALTMKDKNVNVVRTVRSGSFSSEFEAFLYKHGADIHHDTESQHDLLMGLGQKLPTAISIAIAMTLHEHGIGREEIESHSTLTSIYGILAMARIHNQNSRTYAEIMATKGEGWKIVESFKENLEKISTLAEQGKIGELAEIMDVSAAAMDREFLETKMRQAKAVDEILANPGF
- a CDS encoding SH3 domain-containing protein, with amino-acid sequence MSRPIAKTKRTVILSLALFFLLFSLSCQAAQFVTIAKDGVNIRKGPTTKEEIVMELFEGWPLRVVNKKNDWYEVVDYEKDRGWVYAPLVRKNDTVIVNVKKTGNMRSGPGKNSPVIAEVERGVVLTRITVKDGWVKVKHSQGSVGWIYKTLLWPQK
- a CDS encoding type III pantothenate kinase codes for the protein MILVIDVGNSHTVTGLYDHGKLIGHWRLKTDRDRTSDELAIRYHGLFIMEGIDPRQITDIVLASVVPTLSSAWIRCCERHFGKHLNQPVMDLSVTKLAPLVRVETDNPHEVGIDRLVNAYGAWHTRKTDLIVIDFGTAITFDCVTSDCVYIGGVILPGIAISLDALATRTAKLPMVDVRDVPSSLIGKNTVHAMQSGILYGYGAMVDGIVEGIQKEMLGGKRRAEVIATGGMANLIEPFTTTIEHIDKLLTLDAMELILHALKKKQ